Within the Salvia hispanica cultivar TCC Black 2014 chromosome 4, UniMelb_Shisp_WGS_1.0, whole genome shotgun sequence genome, the region gacgTGACAAAAAGTTTTTGTGAGAAGTCCTAGTAGAAGTCatagtgggaggggcgccaccgGAAACGCtctaaagtaagagatagaataATGTATATGAagctctcttttattttactttatctctattttaactatttatttctCCGAACAACAACgttaaaaagaaatcaaaattatgacagggggagtatattataagctggtttttatatcttaaaatatcattaatgttatctttgaattatttatcGCTAAAACCATTTGCATTTTGGCGAAGTTTTTCCGTAAATCGTCGGAGCAATTAGCATAAATTCATAGTATTGAggaaaatgcaaataaatagattttacCAGCATAGTAATTATATTCCGATAAATTAAGGATATCATAAATCcaaagtttttattttgtagggacttaaaatgcaaataatattCACGAAAGACGTGTCCAATTCGCGTTTTCCAGAGTCATATGCCATCCATTTTGGCCTCCTTCGAAAATAGTTGCCTTTTCCCATTTTCGGCCCTAATAttccacttttttcttaaacattaattacattattaacAGTTCACACTAAACAGATTAGTGTAATTACTTGAATTTAAAGTCACTGTTACACTGTGAAGAAGACTACCTTTcccaacaaaaattattacgCGGTACAAATTCCCCCAATAAAACCATGTCATTTCTCTCTAGGGTTTCAAACATCctcactttctctctcatcctcCATCGCCTTCACTCCACTCCCTCTTCCTCTCCAAATTGGAATTGGGTAATCTGCGAAGAAGATTTTCCATTCTGTGTGGAATTCGTGATCGGAATTAGGTTTCTCATTTCCAAAATCGAGGATTCAATTTCTGGGTTTTAGGGTTTGATTATCCCCAATTTGCCGATTTCATGCGAGCTGAGAGAGATCGCAAATGCCGATTACCGAATTTCACGACGCGTCGCCATCGTCTCAGAGCTCCAATTCCGGCTCCATCTTCTCGATCCTAAGCCGCCGCCGCGACCAGGTCCACTCAACGGAGCACGGCGTTTCCGAGACGGAGGCGGAGGTCTTCCAGCGTCACGTGGCCGACCGGTTCCACGACCTAGCGGCGGCGGACTCCGGCAGCCTCCTCTCAATCCCGTGGCTGCGCAGCCTCCTCGACGCGTTCCTGTGCTGCCAGGAGGAGTTCAAGGCGATCGTGTTCAATAACGCGGCCAGCCTCAGCCGGCCGCCGATCGACCGCCACGTCGCCGACTACTTCGAGCGGAGCGTCAAAGCCCTCGACGTCTGCAACGCCATCCGCGACGGAATCGAGCAGATCAGGCAGTGGAAGAAGCAGCTAGAAATCGTGCTCTGCGCATTGGACAAGCAGAGGAGCATCGGCGAAGGCCAATTCCGCCGCGCCAAAAAAGCCCTAATCGATTTAGCCATCGGAATGCTCGACGACAAGCAATCCAACACCACATTCGCGCAGAGAAACCGCTCCTTTGGCCGCCAACAGAAGAGCATAGGCCATTTCAGGTCCCTCTCCTGGAGCGTCTCCCGATCATGGTCAGCCGCGAAACAGCTGCAGGCAATCGGGAACAATCTCCTCCCACCACGGCCGAACGAGGCAAACGGGCTTACCCTAGCCGTGTTCACGATGAATTACGTGCTCCTGTTCGTAATGTGGGCGCTGGTGGCCGCGATCCCCTGCCAGGATCGGGGCCTGCAGGCCCACTTCAATGTGCCGAAGCAGTTCCTGTGGGCCGGGTCGATCCTGTCGCTGCACGATAGGATCGTGGAGGAGTCGAAGAGGAGGGATAGGAGGAATGTGTGCGGTTTGCTGAGGGAGATTGAGGAGATTGAGAAATGCTCCCGGCATTTGAATGAATTGGTGGATTCCGCTGAGTTCCCGTTGTGTGatgagagggagagagaggtgAGGCAGAGGGTTGAGCAAGTGAGGAATGTTTGTGAGGGTTTGAAGATGGAGCTTGATCCATTGGAATGCCAAGTTAGAGAAGTGTTTCATCGAATTGTTCGGAGCAGAACTCAAGGTCTTGATTCGGTTGGCCGTGGTAATTGAAATGTGAAGTTGTCTTGTGCTACTCCATTTGTTACATAACCATTGTTTTTATGTAAAGAAATTagcaaaaaggaaaaaaagattGGACTTTGCTCGTGTCCATCATCTATATAGTGAATATTTTTGACTAAATTGTCTTTCTTGGATGATTTATGTTTGATTTACACTTTTAATTAAGGCTTGTTCTTGGTTTTGTAAAAAATGTATCGGTTTCTTTTAACGATGCAATTAGATAAAAAGCCTTTTCAACCCAACACGTTTTCTtgccaaaaatattttgattaacgAAATCTTCAAAACTAGTATGTTTTGAAGTCGttgataataattaaagaaaactaTACTAACCTTCAATGGTTGATAATTCATCGTGTTTGTTTGGGATATCGTTGACATTCTCTGCAGAATTTGACTTTGATTTTGACTGTTTTTTTGGTGTTCGGATTCAGAGACGTACATTCCGGGTGCCTGCACTCTTCCTGATGCCCTCTTCGATTCTGGACTATGATGTACCTCTCGGTAGCCTCATGAAACCCAGCTAGAGTGACCTTCAATTCTGTTCTTTCTCAGTCGCCTTTTCAGACACAAGTCCGACTTATTTGTCACGAGCACTACGGACGTCGCCTTTGGCCCCTAATATTACGTCTCTCTCAAAAAAGTTGTTGGGGGTATTCTATGTGTTACAAAATTTATCACCTCCAATGTAAGaaaaacataacacaaaaGGGACAAGAGTTACTTGTAACTTGATTCAAAATTGTTTCAACCTATTTCACTAGACCCATTCCTACAATTTAGTTAATTTAAGGgtgtctccggtggcgcccctcccactcgcccctccactagcccttcccacaaaaactgcatgccacgtcagcactagcccttcccattccactgccacatcactagcccttcccactgcactagcccttcccactagcccttcccacaattaaattaattcacaattaaaattaaaattcacggaattaaaattcgacacgaatacgaacgggaaatacgaaaattacattaaaaaaaaattacataattaaaaaaaattacataatttaaaaaaaaaaaacatagtttaaaaataaaattacataataccctcggctctcactcctcctcctcgtcctcgtccccgTCGCCCGTGCCGCTGCCGCCTCCGACGTCCCCGCCCCCGATCTCGACGCCATAATCATCAATGGGTGGCATCCTTAAATCGCGCCGACATTGGTCGACCACCTCCTTGCACAGCCTTTTCAAGACTGGATCCTGCGCGTTATACCACTTCATAGTGCTCTGCATCAGGGTCTTCGTTTGCTGCGCGCGGGCGAGGACGTCGTCCTCTGGGCCTCCTGGGGCCTCCGATTCGACCTCGTAGGACCCGCTGCCGCTGCCGCTTCCCCTCGCCATCCGCTGCGCAGCCTGTTGCCCCATCGGGCGCCGACGACGGCGAGAGTCTGTTCGTGGTAGCGGGGCCTCTTCCTCGGCTTCGGGGAGCTCGTGCGAACCAGCACTGCTGCTGTACTCACcggaagagttgatcttcgtccgcttccAGCCTGATTCGACACCAAGCGCAAACTTTTGCGAATCCTTGACCACGAGAAAGGCCTCCCACTGGTCAAACTCTCTGATGTTCAAGTCTCGGTTGGGGTACTGGGCCAAGGTTTGTCTCTTCACATCATCCTCAGACATGCCGCTGGTTACCATGCGCatgttgttttggtagagGGCGGCAAAACGACTGAGCTTAGGCCTCAACCGAAGCCACTGTTTCCGGCATTGCTCGGGTATGCGAGGCTTCGCCCCAGGCGGTTTGACGTTGCGGTAGGCGGCACTAATGCGATGCCACATTCGGTCAACATACTGGTTCGCCCCGACATAGGGATCCTCTACAACACCGATCCATGCCTTCGCAAGCGCGGCATTTTCCCACACGGACCAGATCGTCCTCCTCTCAGTCTCATCctcaccctcctcctcctctgcccCCGTGTGCGATGAAGAGCTCGGGactttgcccttgcccttgcccctacCCCCGCCTCTGGCCTTGCCCTTGCCTTTGCTCCTGCCCCTTGCAGCAGGCTCCGCCTCATCGGGAGTCTCACGGATCGGCGATAGCCCCAGatcctcaaaagagaaagtctcgATGCCGGCGTACTGAGTCTCCGGAACAGTACTAGGGGAATCATCggccaacaaatctatatatggcCGATACACAGATTCCCTAGGCGTCCTCGGGCTCCGCCTCTCCATCGACCCACCCACCGACATATTTGGCGgcgtaccgcccatccccactgccccgggcatcatccctcccacccccgccatatttggcggcataccgcccatccccgctgcCCCTGGCATCGTCCCACCCATCCCCGACATATTTGCCGGCATACCCGCTGCCCCTGGCATCATCTGACCCATCTGACTCATCCAAGTGTACATAGTGTAGAACATTTGGGGAGTCATCGCcggcataccgcccatccccgccatttggggattcatccccgcaAAATTTCCCTCCGATCCGATGGGAATCGAGGGTGTGTTTCCTCCGCTCGTGGTGGGGGAGTTtctattgtactccattgtagtagaaatgaaatttgtagatttagagagagaaacttgtcaacacaagtggtgtgaatgaaatgaagttgggggagccctatttatagagttttttttttttttttaaaaaaaaaattaaaaatgtcggacgtccgaccttcgccacagtggcggacgtccggtcggacgtcgacGCGAGGGGCGAGCCCATAGCAGGGGcactcgggacgggcgtgggcggaTGTCCCGCtcactacggcggacgtccggtcgccCGTCGCCGACGGGCGAACGAGAAGGGCGACGGTGGAGACACCCTTTAAGACCACTACCGTATTCAAAAGTTGTGTGCTACATCATACAGACACCAAAGATAAGAAATAAACAGCAAGAAACAGGAAGTTCATCATGTTCAAAACAATTCCTCTACAAGTTAGAAGTAATCCAAAAAATTAGCCATCCATGgcttcataattttttttaaaatacaaataccGCAGTGGATGAATATTCTACTCGGTAAGATAAAGACCGCCTTCAATCCTCTCTTGTGTAGACCATAGGGTTTTCCATCTGGTGGAGTAGAAGATGTCAGAgtaaaagaagagagaaaagatggAAGAAAAGTTGGAATGAAAGTTGTGAATTATGAACACTTGTATTATAGGTGATGAGAAGGCTAAGATCTTGGAGTCTGATGTGAATCAAATGGAGGCGGAAGAGACGTCGTTGAAGGCAATCATGTGGATGTCGGCTGGGGATGTGGAAAGGTGGAGGTGGTTGGGGATGTGGAAGAGGCGGACGGCGCCGTCGGAGAAACCTGCCGCGAGATGGTGGTCGGAGAGGGCGAGGCGGCGACAGTTGCTTCCGTTAGTTgaaatactccattatttaGGATTCATATgctttagtattttatt harbors:
- the LOC125224016 gene encoding protein ROH1-like, with the protein product MPITEFHDASPSSQSSNSGSIFSILSRRRDQVHSTEHGVSETEAEVFQRHVADRFHDLAAADSGSLLSIPWLRSLLDAFLCCQEEFKAIVFNNAASLSRPPIDRHVADYFERSVKALDVCNAIRDGIEQIRQWKKQLEIVLCALDKQRSIGEGQFRRAKKALIDLAIGMLDDKQSNTTFAQRNRSFGRQQKSIGHFRSLSWSVSRSWSAAKQLQAIGNNLLPPRPNEANGLTLAVFTMNYVLLFVMWALVAAIPCQDRGLQAHFNVPKQFLWAGSILSLHDRIVEESKRRDRRNVCGLLREIEEIEKCSRHLNELVDSAEFPLCDEREREVRQRVEQVRNVCEGLKMELDPLECQVREVFHRIVRSRTQGLDSVGRGN